GAAATGTTGTTTTGGTATCAGATTGAGTTTTGGCCCTTTTGGATTTTGTGACCCTCGACCCGTCCAAAAAAATTGACtaatgacaaaaaaaaggtAGCTTTATAGTGATTTAAACAAGGAACAAAGAATTCTCAATAATCTcctaaaaactgaaaaaaaaaggaaaaaaaagaacacCTAGGCGTGAAACATGCTTAGCAACAACCCCAACTCTCAAAAATGTCTCTTTAACAATCACCCCAGTCAAAAGGCCAAACGGAACACCGATCCAATTGATTATGAAGTTCGCCACCAATTCAATGAATTTTACTCACGTACACCCAAGGAATGAATGCTACTTTCTTCAACTCTTGAGGTAATGATCGTCTATAGGAGTGTGCAGATTGAATACTATGCAAGCATTAATTAACGATGTATGTCTATATTACATACGTTAGAGTAGAAATGCCAGTTTTAGAGGTATATGCTCAAGAAAGTTAACTTTCTTTTTTCGTCAACGGTGTCTTCATTCATTCGTTTGCTTCATTTCACTTATCATTTCTGAATATTTACCACATAAATGCATGCAGATATGATATTAATGAGACCTAAGGCCTAAGGGTAGCAGGATATGCGCTATTGCTATCGATGTAATACATCATCCGTAAGGTAAGTCTCTCATTTCACGCAAACCAATTGAAAGTGAAATAGTTGCCGGTTTTTGCTCATCGTCCTTCTTAGTTCGTAGTTCGTAGAGAAGAATTGGAATCCATTAAACACGGACACCTGGCTCATTTGTGGTGTCCGTATACTCATCCACACTCCTTTAATAcgtgtgttttttattttcaattgtcttaataagagagaaaaaaatattcttttatatcTTTACACACTTAAATATTATCACATGTCAACATGTTTagtcttatttttaatatatatttttaaaataaatttaaaaataatatatattattaattataaaataaaaactattttaaatattttatataattaaaaaataaaaataatttaaaattttcgtgattgtatattttttattgtattgtaTTTTATGTCTATATTAATATTCGTTCATTATAGATCGATGAAATTATTGTAGTTTTGACTTTATAGCTCAAAATTAATAAGTAATGGGCTCTCATGGTCTCCAACAATTATAGTTTGTGATGGAATCAAGACAATTTAAATAATGAGAGGagaaatatattaaaaagaaaaagagttagAATTATATTTTAGAGGATTCTGGCGGATTGCATTTTCGCATCGGTTCTATATTTTAAAGGTTAGAATAATTTAGATTACATACCTCTAccaaaaaaggaataaaaatgaaaaacctAATTTAGATTATCTAATAAAGCAGAGCATTATTACCTGGAGAATACTAAAGTATCAAcacttttggtaaaaaaaaattatactcaaatataagttaaaatataaaaaaaatactaatcatctatttttttattatctaataCTTTGTAAAGTTAattaataaagataagaaaaaataaaaaaataaattaattttattctaagaGAGTTTACGAGTGAATATTAATGCACTTGGGAGAAAATAAAGGGTGCAGTGTCTTTTTAACTCAAAAGTTtaaatcctaaacactaaattttaaattttaaagtctaaaatctaaattttaaattttaaattctaaactctaaatctgagttattaatataaatataataataaaaaattaagattgaTTTAATATAGCACTCCTTAATAAAAAAACGTTTTAATGATGAACCGTGTTGTCCTTTAACTATATTTAAGGAATTTGTagcatttattaattaatttcagcAACAAATACAAATATAAGGAAGGCTTCATTCAATTACTATAAAACAGCCCTTAAAACAAATAATGACACAATAATGATATTACTAATTATAGGGAACAAATAAGCATCAGAACAGAATGATATGTAACATAATATAAGATAGATGAACATTTAAATCTGCATCAAGTCTTGGAAGATCTTCATGACAGGAGCAGGCAAACCAAGAAGGACATTGATGTTTCTCCTCTCAATGCCATGAGAGAGGAACAAGATGACTTCCTTCTCAGGCAATGAAACTGGGCCTGAGAGAACAGGCTCACCCCAACCAAAATCAGTGGTGTGAAATGACAACCTTGACCATGTTGTGATCAAAAGGGTGCATGCCAGTGATGGCCTTGCCCTTGTCACTTCAAAATAATCTATTGCTGATCTCATGTAACTGTCTGTCACCATCTTTATTGCATTTTGAATTAGACTCACAGCATATGAGAAGGGCTTTTCTGTAAGTTCACCTGTTTCACACatacagttttttttttttgggttaattttttttatgttattggcTTATTTCCATTTTCATAATGATTTTGAAACTCAAGTTATtaggaatatatttttttatttttgtatataaagTAAAATCTCAATACATCTCTAATCTATTTTTGAGTGGTCACTAATCtgcaattttttatatttaacgaGTGGACCTCCAAATTTATATATGGAGAGAGACTTTTGTTAGACACCTCTTAATCATAAAAGATTCTATCAtatttgaatcttaattccatcACATGTCTATTAAGTATATCATCTTAATTCCATCACATGTGTGTTAAGTACACCGACACCCTACCTAAGTTAAAAGGGGATAATTCTTATTCATTTgtaaacaagaaattaaaaaaaaacaaaaaaaaaaacaaaaacatggaGTAATTTGTACTTTTCAAAACTAATAAAGAATTAGATTGTctcattcaaaataataatatttctgACAGCCTCCTCCAAAAAGTCTTTCATAAAATCTTACTCCAAATCTATCATTTAAAGTCtcaacaaaaattcaacaaCATAACCTTAACACAGTGGAAGATATAAATTTTGGAATCATATCTAGATTCTTCAACTTTATCCAAacctattttttttcaattgtatTTTGTCTCTTTATCTTCAATAGTTTAAACTTCTCTAACCATGGATGCACATAAATCTCGACAATTCTATGAAATTGTAAGGTTAATTTTAGAGATTAGAACTTACTCACACCACCATCTCTGTAAGACTGTAACCATCTTCACATTCATTCATACAATCCATGCTATTTTTATTTGGGATAAATGGCTTCTTTCACTTTGTATTTCTAAGATTTACAGCTTCTTTAGTTGTTTTGGTCTTTCTGCTTCTTAACATTATTGGGACCTAACTGTTCCCTTTGACTTTTAAAAGTAGGCTCcgaatttttcttttaaggaTGACAAGacaattttaatgaaaaaggtGGTAGAGTACTAGATACATCTAAAGAGAAGGACGGATTTGTCTCATACTATGTAAGTTTAAAGACTAAGTGGATAAAAATTAGGgattaaaataatcataaaaaaatcaatagatAAATCAATTCTCACGTCatattaaataacaataaagatttgtttgattaagtttttaccaaaatttaacataaactaATTTAGGGTATtaatctaaaatttgaatcgttatattatatatacctGCTTGGCAGACAGAATTTGTGAGCACAATTCCATTTCCAAAATATCCTTTGGGAAGAGGAGGATTAAACTTGGCCCTGCCATCAACAGCAAAGAGAAGCTTAGTCTCTTGGTTCGGCAACATCTTGAGAGCCTTGGTTCTTGCAATCCAGACAAACGCAGAGAGCACTTCAAAAGTGGTGCAAGAATCAAGAACCCCATCTTCCATTGCCTTAGCCTTGAGGCTCTTGAGCTTCTCAGGGTCAAAGCAGAAGGACCTATAAACCATGTCATCTTCATACAAGGTGTTGGTGCTTGACTTGTCTTCTATGTCAGCGAATTCTTTGTGAATAA
This portion of the Arachis duranensis cultivar V14167 chromosome 6, aradu.V14167.gnm2.J7QH, whole genome shotgun sequence genome encodes:
- the LOC107494769 gene encoding omega-hydroxypalmitate O-feruloyl transferase, whose translation is MAMTNGNSGGFKVSVKLTSEPSLVAPAEETKKGMYFLSNLDQNIAVIVRTVYCFKSAERGNEKAAVVMKNALKKVLVQYYPLAGRLSISSEGKLIVDCTGEGALYVEAEANCEMEEIGDITKPDPATLGMLVYNIPDAKHILQMPPLVAQVTKFKCGGFSVGLCMNHCMFDGIGAMEFVNSWGEVARELPLSIPPFLDRSILKAREPPKIEFIHKEFADIEDKSSTNTLYEDDMVYRSFCFDPEKLKSLKAKAMEDGVLDSCTTFEVLSAFVWIARTKALKMLPNQETKLLFAVDGRAKFNPPLPKGYFGNGIVLTNSVCQAGELTEKPFSYAVSLIQNAIKMVTDSYMRSAIDYFEVTRARPSLACTLLITTWSRLSFHTTDFGWGEPVLSGPVSLPEKEVILFLSHGIERRNINVLLGLPAPVMKIFQDLMQI